The Zymomonas mobilis subsp. pomaceae ATCC 29192 DNA segment GATAAATCATGATAAACCTATAAGACAAGAGAGCATTTTCTAAGATAACTATATGGCCATAAATGGGTGATCTCACTTTAAAGTTAAGATAGATGCTTCGATTTTTTATGACTTTGATGACTTCATTTGCCAGCTATCTATCCATTTTTCATTCAAGAGAGGGGCAGCATCAGGATTATCGGCAATCTGCTTCTCGATATCCTCATCCGTCATAGCATCAATTTTGTCCCAATCGACTTCAGCCATCGCTTGAGCCATCAGTTCAGGCGTTAATTTTACAGTGTTCATCTGGTTGGCCGAGTTTAGTATCCGTATAACAACTCATGTCTAATATTATCGGATAAAGAGCAATCAGTATTCTTGATATATTAAAAGATAACCTTTCTCCTAAAGAGTAAGTCCTTCTTGTTGAGTTGAATAAGATAGTTATATTTTAATATAAAGATGTATAAAATAACAAAGGATCTATTGTATGTCTAAAGTAATCAAAGAAGAATCCGCATTTAAAAAAATCAGCCAAGGGCTGGAAGAAGCCTACGCTTTTGCTAAAGGTAATACATCAACTGTCCGTGTGCGAGAACTCGAAGTTCTTCTTACCAAAGTTAGCTATTATCAAGGAGAAAAGGAACATTTTTAGGCTCTGAACGCCCAATCTTCTGATTATAATTGTTTATTCGGCAGTATAAAAATATTCGAATGATTGCCACTTTGAACAAGATACAGTTCTCATTTCTTTTATCCTACGGATTAGGAACTATACATTAAATACCTAAATCCTTGAACAAGGCATCCGCATTTTGAAACGCTTTTCCTTTTCCTGATTTCAATTTAATAATAGCTTTTTGGGTTTCTGCTGTCGGTATTTCGACTGGAAAAGGAAGTTGTTGCTTATTAGCAATTTTAATCATGAGCAGACCCATTTGCTTTAAAACTTTCTGAGCGGCCTATTCGCCAATCAATACTTAAAACAACTCTGAATGTGACCCCAGTCACACCAAGTGAAGCGTGCCTTCATTCGGCTTTCGATAAATCAAAAGTAAATTAGGCTTAATATGGCATTCTCTATGATCATTCCAATTACTTGTTAACGGATGATCCTTCAAATGAGGAGCAAGCGCAATATCATTGGCTAGATCGGTAATAACAGGGATGAAATATTTATCTAATCGTGCGTCTGACTTCAGTTCTCTTTTATAATCGCGTTTGAATTGAGACGTTCGTTCAATCATCCGCATGAAGGTCATCCATCAGAGATTGAACACTGTTGAATTTTTTTAATTTACCGGCACGCGCATCTTTCATCGCCGCCAAGGTCTTTTTATTTGGGACAAGAGGTTCAAAAGGTAGTGCTTTTTCTTGAACGACTTTTGTTAGCATCATGCGGACAGCATCGGATACAGTAAGACCAATGCTTTCCAAAATAGCAGAAGCTTCTTGTTTTATCTGTCCATTAATCCGAGCTTGTACGAGTTGATTAGCTGCCATTTCTATTTCCTTTGTGAATGACAATGTAATTCATACTAACGTTTTTATAAGAGTTTAGAAAGTGTCATTCCTATTTTTTAAGCCGTCTATGCGTTATTAGTGACCCAACTCCCATAGATCTTATATGGTTCTGTCTTTTGAAAATGCTTATATTGCTTATCTGGACTCTAGAGCCGTTTGCAGTTCCTATCCAAAAAACAGGCTCCAATACTCGCCAACCCTAGCTTTTAAACCTTGAGTATTCAGCTATATTTTAGATGATTCACAAATCATTGATGCGGTATTCTAAATTTCTTTTAGTTCCAACAGCTTGACCAACAAGATGCGAGGATGCTGCTTCCGGCGGATTTTCTTCAAAGGCTTGTTCAACATATTCAATCCAGACGGGAATACTTTTTATTCGTCCGCTTTCCAGAAATGAAACAGCCTGTTGTCTTAGCTGTAATTCATGCCCTATTTTTTTGCAGATTTTACTGCTTCATTAGCAAGCTGTTTTGCGCTCCATCCTCTTAATAAGCGCTGCCATCTCACCCAATGGGATAAGTCATCTATTTTTTGCAGTCGTTTGAGGTTTTAGCCTAAAAACATCCCGACTTCTTTTATGCCTTTGGGGAGATTTTTCGCTAAGCTGGATGCAATGCGATATTTAGAGTCCCATGGAATATGATCTTCCATAGGAGCTAACAGCCCAATTAATATTTTCTTTAGAGATGATTCATCAGGTAAAAAAGTTTTACCGTTGCAGTCAAAACTCTGAGGCTTTTGGTAAACTTTGCCCAATAATTTGGGCGGATTTTCTTCAAAGGCTTGTTCAACAAATTGCAGCCAGTTTGGGATACTCTTCATGTGTCCTAATTCTAAATAAGAAATAGACTGCTGCTTCAAATCGATTTGAACATTGTTAGCTTTTGCTACTTCTGTAGCTTTCTCTGCCAGCACTCGCGTACTCCAGTCTCTCAACAGGCGTTCTTGCCGAACCCAGTTCCGGATGTAATCGATTTGGTCTGACTTTTTCATAACAGGCATATATTACAACCGCTTTAAAAGCATAGCCTCTTTTGAGTCTGAATAAAAATCTTCTCAGTTAGAAAATAACCAATATGTGAAAGATATTGGTTATTCAGGAAGAAACGATATCAAATATCTGTATGGAATATCTGCGGTTGAGTCATCACAATAGGTAATCTTTGCGCAAGTGACGACGCTATCTTTTGTTTAAGATTCCACGAGTCAGGGCTTCCGATTTCCATCGGTGCCAGCAAACCGAGCAGCATTTTCCGGAGTTCTGTTTGCGTAGGTAATTTTACCGAGGCTTCTGTGCATTTTGACTCAGTAATATTCTTTATTACTGAGGGCGTTGGATGATCTTCAAACGCTGCTGCTACAAAAGTTACCCATTCTGGAATACCCTTTGTTTGTCCATTTTCAAATGCAGATATGGTTTGTTGTTTTATATCTGATACTTTACCGCGAGCTTCTGCCGAGAGTTTGGCTTCTTTGGCTAGTCTATTAGCACTCCAGCCGCGGGAATTCCTTTCCTCGCGGAGCCATTGCCGCACCTTTTCGATCTTTGTTGTTTCAGATGATGCATGTCTCGTCATAGTCAGCATTTTACAATCAGCCTAGTTACTAAGCAGCAAATAAGAGACCAAAAATAATGGTCTTTTTAAAAATATAATGAGTATTTATAAAAATATATAAAAATTTCTTGTTGAAATGGTTATTATCTGTAATAACCACATCTAAGTTACAGGCGAATCTTAAAGAATCCATAAAACAGGTGGTAGCATGTCTGGTATAACAAGAGTCAATAAAAAATATTTTTGTGAAGCTTTAGTAAATCTTAGTAAAGATTTGTAGAATGATTCCGCAGTCAGCTGTCCAATCGGATTTTCTTCCAGATTCCCCTCTTTCCTGTATGCGATTTCAGGCACTGTCTAGTCCAAAATTAAGGATATCTATGTCGAATGTGATGAGGCGATATATCTATCGTATCTTATTGCAAATGATCTTTCCGCGCTCTGACCAAGAGCGAAAGTTTTTCAAAGCCTCTCTGAATATTCCCAAATCATCGAAGCCGAAGTTGTGCCAAAATGACAATTAAAACAGCCGAAAATATGCCCGCCTTGGTCGATCACGAGATCAGTGCATTCAAGCAGAAGATTAGCAATGCCATGTATCTTTATATGGGGCAGATGGAATGCGGCCTTCGCCTGCTTATGGAACGCTTGGATGGTATTCGTCAGGCAGAAGAGACCCGTTCTTATGCCTTGCTAGAAAATGTCTCAAAAGATGAATTTATGAGATTTAATACTGAAATACTGAGTCTTATTGAAATTATCAAGCGTTCGGCAACCTCAGCGAATGAAGGCTTGACGGGCTTCATTGAAAATTTCGGCTCGTCCTTATGATCCCTTGTTTTTTCAGCCTTTCCTATTTGGAAAAGACCTGTTCTGTTTCCAGCAGTTTCAATCTTGGGTTTCTGACCGAGGCCTTTTCGGCAATCCCTTATCTTCTCATCGGAGAGACTGTCTTATGAGTTCAATTCATGCGACCGAAGAGCTGACTGAAAAGCTCCAATCCATTATCAGCCTTGAAGAAGAAAAGGCGGGTCTAGATGACCAGATTGCCGAAGCTTATCGGGATCTGAAAGGCCAGAAATACGACATCAAGAAGGCCAAGCTTGCGGTCAGCCGGTCGCGCAAAGGCCATCCTGAAAATTCTATTCGTATTCTGATTAATGAAATCGTCAATGATCGGGCGATGAGCCGAAAGCTTGTTCCGTGATCAGAACCGGCGCCACCTTTCCCTATTTTTCCCTCTCAATTTCAGGCCTGCCACAGCGGAGAATCTTCGCTGTGGTTTTTTTGCGTCCGAGACCGGAGCCCTTGCCATGACTGCCTCTTCTGCTTCTGTGACTACTCCTGCGTCTTCTTTATCCTTTGAAGACAATCCTTTTGTGGACAGACTGGGCCGCTTCAAGCGGGGCACTTATCGGGCTATGCTGGTTCAGACGGGCATGTCCTACGCCCATGCAAAAGCGTTAGCAGAACAGGCCGCAGAGGCGTACAAACAGGTACGCGCTCAGGCAAAAGAAGGCGTGTCGGACGAAAATACGAAACCCTCTGAAATTCAAGCCTTATTGGCAAAATCCGATATACCCGCCTCTAAAATAACGGTTGATACTGAGGCCCATTCTGTAACGCTTTCTGAGGCGAGATTGGCGCCAGTAGAACCCTTCGACGCCTATAAATTCATGCGGGAATTACAGGATTCAGGGGTAGATGGCGCTACGGCTGAACGGCTGGCCAATAAAACCTATCACGAGCGCAAACAGGCGGCTGAAAATCCCTTTAGCGAGGTCGAATATTGTCAGCAGTTGATCGCGCAAGGCGTATCCGAAATTGATGCGGCTGACATTGCGCGCAAGACAGCAGAAGCGCGTTTTCGTGATCCGTTAGAGCGCAGCGGCATTCGTTTGCGAGCACGTCGAAAGGCGATGCGTGATCCGGTGCATCGAGACTCTTATGAAGTCGGTGAACGGGAGCATTTAGTCTGGAAGCCGGTCAATCCGCAAGAGATCGGGGCCTATCTGGAGGCCGTCGATCAGTATTCAGTTCAAACTAAATCGCTGGGGCCGTTGGCCGTCCGTATTTTGAAAATCATGTTTCGATTGGTTGACTATAAGACAGGGCGGCTAGATCCTTCGATAGAATTTCTTTGTGAGCGGGTGGGCTGTGCCAGAGCGACGATTATCAGGGCGCTTAAAGATATGCGCGATTGTGGTTTTATTCGCTGGATCAGACGCTCGGTAAAATTGGATACCGAGGGGGCTGGGCCACGCCGGAAACAGGTCAGCAATGCCTATGGCTTTTTGTCGCCTGCCTCATGGCCGGAAATA contains these protein-coding regions:
- a CDS encoding type II toxin-antitoxin system RelB/DinJ family antitoxin encodes the protein MAANQLVQARINGQIKQEASAILESIGLTVSDAVRMMLTKVVQEKALPFEPLVPNKKTLAAMKDARAGKLKKFNSVQSLMDDLHADD
- a CDS encoding GapR family DNA-binding domain-containing protein — protein: MSSIHATEELTEKLQSIISLEEEKAGLDDQIAEAYRDLKGQKYDIKKAKLAVSRSRKGHPENSIRILINEIVNDRAMSRKLVP
- a CDS encoding helix-turn-helix domain-containing protein produces the protein MLTMTRHASSETTKIEKVRQWLREERNSRGWSANRLAKEAKLSAEARGKVSDIKQQTISAFENGQTKGIPEWVTFVAAAFEDHPTPSVIKNITESKCTEASVKLPTQTELRKMLLGLLAPMEIGSPDSWNLKQKIASSLAQRLPIVMTQPQIFHTDI
- a CDS encoding type II toxin-antitoxin system YafQ family toxin — encoded protein: MRMIERTSQFKRDYKRELKSDARLDKYFIPVITDLANDIALAPHLKDHPLTSNWNDHRECHIKPNLLLIYRKPNEGTLHLV
- a CDS encoding helix-turn-helix domain-containing protein encodes the protein MTASSASVTTPASSLSFEDNPFVDRLGRFKRGTYRAMLVQTGMSYAHAKALAEQAAEAYKQVRAQAKEGVSDENTKPSEIQALLAKSDIPASKITVDTEAHSVTLSEARLAPVEPFDAYKFMRELQDSGVDGATAERLANKTYHERKQAAENPFSEVEYCQQLIAQGVSEIDAADIARKTAEARFRDPLERSGIRLRARRKAMRDPVHRDSYEVGEREHLVWKPVNPQEIGAYLEAVDQYSVQTKSLGPLAVRILKIMFRLVDYKTGRLDPSIEFLCERVGCARATIIRALKDMRDCGFIRWIRRSVKLDTEGAGPRRKQVSNAYGFLSPASWPEIARETFNRVMRRKKPPVPDDTAYRIAEDQAATEAMVESLPTEAWVDEIFARQRSQRPASQADKEEKPSELAETLKRLGAAIEKEEQSEGDKHASETALNEDKAPSQKPSNETTKTPQIRTNEREFNSDTLSRYSYLSYNSSPHSKTTNDQAERRTPATAGAPQRYPKTKPKKPDNNTDLTTLSARGYRPEQISTILNHRQKRKQAGLMTLSLENIADLLIKTKQMKP